The genomic segment tgaatgatgactatatgctctgtaaggtgaccttgggtgtcttgaaaggcgcctctaaattaaatgtattattattattattattattaacaagtACTtggacggtctctctctctctctctctctctctctctctctctctctctctctctctctctctctctctctctctctctctctgtctctctctctctctctctctctctctctctctctctctctctctctctctctctctctccacagaacCTAGACAATGCCGGGCACAGTGTTTTGGACTGCCTTCTCACTGCTCCTGTTTGCCTGTAGCAGTGTGGCATTGAAGGAAAAAACTAAGATAAAGCCACAGAGATTGTCAAGAGGTGGGTCTTTCTGATAGTTTGACAACCAGATGGTATAGATGGTAATATCGTCCACGATGCTATTAACGTTCTCAGAAGCAGCATTCAGATATCTGCACTAATTCTAATTTGGATATGTACTTTATAGCTGTCTAGGCTTACACAGCACAGTTAAAACATGAACTTTTAAGATAATAATGTATTAATCAATAAAAGGAATTTCATGTGTTACAGCAGCAAAAAATTACAGAGATGCAAATCAAATAATTATCTGAGAGGTATTTGATAAAATGTTCAAATTAGAATGCTTTAAGAAGATTTTGAGAATGGCTAGAGAATGATTTGACAATGTTTTGAGAATGAGTGATTTAAGCAAatagtgtttttcttcttcagGATGGGGAGACCGGATCACCTGGGTGCAGACCTATGAAGAGGGTCTGACTAAGATGGCGGCGAGGTACGTTCAGTATAACTCTGGATCTGTTACAATGGATAAACGGCTGAATTCCTATGTTCAAGGAGCTTGTTTATCTGGTTTGGAAGCCATTCTATTTGGCTACGTGGCAAGAGAGAAAAAAGCAACGCTAATGTTTCTGAGAAATACAATCATAGCATAtcaacatttacaaaataaacctCATCTTATTTCATGCTGTGAACAATATAGCATTAGATACTTGTAATCTTTGAAGTATGCCTTGCCAAGCTACACCTTTAGATAATTCTTGGTGGACAGGTTAGTCTAGGCCAGCTTCCCACACAGCCTCGCACCGATTGTCACGTTGAATGTGTTCAGTTGGCTCAGCCTGTGGTTTTGTTTTTCAGTAAAAAACCTTTGATGGTCATCCACCATCATGACGATTGCCCATATAGTCAAGGTACGTCGTGGAATACAGAAGAACATAGAAATACTTACTAGCATGGAAGCAGGATCCTGATTGTCTTGTACTGACTGTATGAAAAAGGCCAATTTAATCACTTCTGTCTATGGAGGCAATTAAACTGCTGCTGCAGATTAATATAACTGCCTGGGTCCATTAACTGCAGGGTTTTAGGTTTTTCCTGAGGTTCCTGTAGACTATTGCACTAGTTTCCTGTTGCCTCGGTCAGCAGTGGAACTAAACATCAACCTTTTCTCCACAGCACTGAAGAAAGTCTTTCTTGCTGATAAATCAGTTCAAAAAATGGCGAAAGAAGATTTTATTATGCTCAATTTGGTGGTAAGCATTCATACATATgtggtacagtgtgtgtgtgtgtgcgtgtgtgtgtgtgtgtgtgtgtgtgtgtgtgtgtgtgtgtgtgtgtgtgtgtgtgtgtgtgtgtgtgtgtgtgtgtgtgtgattaacaCGATTAGTTAACATAAGGCTGATATGCATAGAAGCTGAACTGTTTGTTTTGTAGGCCTACCGTGTCTTTGACAAAGACCTATGAGTAATGAAGTGGTGAATGTAGCAGAGGAGGATTGCCCAGCTCAGAAAGCAAACGTACTAACCATGCATTTTTCCACCCATTCATTTGTGAAATCAGACACCTTACTTGTAGTCCATGGGTGGCGCAAATACATGGTTAGTTTACACTGGCTGAAGTTGGGTTTCCTCCTCTGATTGTAAGCAATACTCACTTTGGTACTAAATCATGTGTAACTCCTCCTAAAGCACGAGACCGCAGACCCCAACCTGGCTCCGGACGGCCATTATGTTCCAAGAATCCTCTTTGTTGGTAATAATGGCCGCCTCCAATTCCCGTTTGGGATCAGTTCTCTGGTCGCACACAGACTTGTTCATATCCCATCTGCCCTTATAACTGATATGTTTATCAGTTATAAGGGCAAGAATTGATCCTTTACAGCTTTTTAGCATTGGGCTTTTATTAGCatataatatttaaatgttattatttaGTCCCAACATTTCCAGCCTTATTTGCCTTTGTTGGTCAGCTGTAAACATGAATAGTTGGTCCTGGCTAACAGTagcaattatatatttttgaaccTACTTTAAGAATGTGGAAGAGTGGTGCGTAGTATTCATATGAGTAACACTAAGAAGCCTACTGGTTAGTACAAAGTCATGTTGATAATTATAGCATGATCATTGGCTACTCGTGTTATGACATGACTTGATCATTACATCGAAGGGTATAACATCAGTTATATATGCAACAAAAGCCAAGTAATCTCATCATCTGCTCATCTGTTTCATTATTTCCGATCTCTGAAcattctcctcatctcctcttgaCACAACACGTAACACTTTGAAATcccttgtgctctctctcccctcctccccccctgtacCGGGCAGACCCGTCTATGAGTGTGAGAGCGGACCTCACGGGACGGTACTCTAACCGATTCTTCACCTACGAGCCTGCGGACATCTCTGTCTGTGAGTGATTCTCCCATCCAATCCTGTATTATTAAGGTTAATTTCCGACTACTGTTTTTGTATATGCTTCATAGTACTGTTTTTACAAATGATTTTCAAAGTGGTTGACATACAGAGGGGAAAACAAGATTGTGAACCAGTGAGACTGAGCCAggaatatataaacatacatacatacaaatgcaTGCCCTCACCACACTCGATGTGTATGTGAGAACATATGCAGGCCCtcatacacacaggcatgcacatatCTGAAAAGGTGCTGCTGCATTTGCTATGTCATAAATTCTAGGTGCCCCGAGAAGTTATCCAAAGAAAAACCTTACCTATCAAAAGAATGACAGAACtactgcgtgcgtgcgtgcgcgcgtgcgtgcgtgcgtgtgtgtgtgtgggtgtgtactaGTACttatactgctactactgcttcAGCCTTGATACTAGCAACACCTTTCCTTAATGCTGATTGTATAAAAGATGTCGAGCACTTTGCCCTTGTGTCTGATGAACGCTGACATTTGACACCTTACACATTTGGTTGCATTTTACCCATGTTTCCAATCCCCTGATGAAAAATC from the Gadus macrocephalus chromosome 20, ASM3116895v1 genome contains:
- the LOC132448725 gene encoding anterior gradient protein 3-like, producing MPGTVFWTAFSLLLFACSSVALKEKTKIKPQRLSRGWGDRITWVQTYEEGLTKMAASKKPLMVIHHHDDCPYSQALKKVFLADKSVQKMAKEDFIMLNLVHETADPNLAPDGHYVPRILFVDPSMSVRADLTGRYSNRFFTYEPADISVLVKNMRKAKILLRDEL